Genomic segment of Lemur catta isolate mLemCat1 chromosome 2, mLemCat1.pri, whole genome shotgun sequence:
AGCACCCAGCCGAGTCCCCAGACTCATGGGGTAAAGACAGGCCAGCCCCATACAGCCCTTGCTACATTTCCAACCCACAGAAATGTGAGAGacaataaatgattattgttgCTGAAGCCCCTACATTTGGAGATGATTTGTTGCGCAGCAGCAGCTATGCAGACTGacaccctgctcctgccctgccctggtcaGATGCTCACAGCACCCTACTTGTTTCTTCTTTGCACTTAGCACTGTTGTCATTTTGTCCATTTATATGTGTTTGAGTAATGTCTCATTCGCCTACTAGGACGTAagccccatgagggcaggaacctTGTCTGCTGTGCCCACTGTTCTGCCCCCAGCAGTgagcacagtgtctggctctgTGTTTAAACAAAACGTGAgccttgaatgaatgaatgaagctggTAAGAGGCAGGAGCCTGCACCAGTGACCTAGAGGTGGAGTTCAAATACTTCCAGGAACCTCCTGTTTGCTCCTGCTGGCAGGAAGCTCAGCACTGGGAGGCGGTAGCGAGAGAGGTGGTGcgctgggagggtggggggaaggtggCAGCCAAGGGCCGAACCCGACAGCTACCCAAGCAGGGAGAATTTCTGACTCTGGTGCTCTGCCTGACTCTGGTCCACCTGGTGGCTTCCCTCCTGGCTGGGGATCCTTTGGTCTCTGCCATTCTTCTGGACACACCCTGGTAATTCCTGCAGGGGGCAGGGATTGGCCCACACGTCCACCTCCACCTGGACCCAGCACCACCAGGGGATGGAAGGGTGCTGTCCCTCTGCATGCTCCTGCAGTCCTTGGGCTTGTGTCCTTTCACACCCACTTCCGAgtttctcctccaggaagccttccaggtTTCCTTTGTCACCTGTCACATTAGGGCACAGATACCTGTCAATTCCTGTGAGTAACGCCAGGCCCCACCAGCACCAGGACAGCAGACGGCTCATGGGGTGAACAGCACACCGAGCAGGCACCGCCAAACTCTTTCGTCCACCCAACAGCATAGCAACCTTCACTTCATGACAAGCCGCAGAGGCCTTTGCCGCCACCTCTCCTTATCTTCTTGCCCCGAGTTCTTCTCTGAGGTCCAGGTGGGTCGTCCCCCATACGCAGCATAAACTAGGTGGAGGCCGTGGCAGACCACTTTGTTTGGGGCGAGTATCCTGTGCCCCACTTCACAAGTCCAGGTTTTCTTCATTCTGGTTTTTCAGCATGATGGAAATGTTGGCATGCTCCTGAGGCCACAGGACAAATGAACTGACATTTACCTTTTGCATTTCTTGAAATGGCTTCCGTGACCTTTGGACATCCCGGGAGTCACAATCCCTACCCACCTTGCCCCCGCCCGCTGCCTGGGTATAATCCTTCACTGAGACCTgcggggaaggagggaggcaaagTGTTCTCAGAACCAAGGGAGTGCTGGTCCCTGGCTCCGTCCACACGTGAGGATGCAGATGGCGGTTGCTTGAGGGCTGTGTCAGTGACTGATCTGGGACCAGCCACAGCAGCACAAACCCAGCGCCCTGCAGCATCCTCCACTTCACTCTGGTTGGGTGGCCCCCTTTGTACCTCCCTCCACAAGTGCTGCTGGGCCACAAGCCACCATTCCATGTTGTTACTTGAGAGCCCTCCATCTCCTGGTCCCCGCACCTCTGGCACACGCAAGTGCTTGTGAGTTGACTCCAGTTGATAACCTGGCCCCAGGTTATCAGTGATGACGCAGGGCTGAGCCACCTATTTCCCTGGACGAGCTTCTCAGAAAGGGATGGGCCGTGTCCATCCCCACGTAGCTTTCaccaccctccccgcccccagcacctGTCTTCCACAGACAGAGCCGCTCTCCGGCCTTCTCCGTCGGGACTTCTGTGAAGTTGCGCTTGCTTGGGCTTGCAGCCCGGCGGCCTGGCGGGCGCTGATGGCAGCAGGGATGGCTTGGGAGGGGCCACAGGATCCCTGGAATGGGTCTGTCTCTAGGGAGCCTCAGCATGTGGGCATGGAAGAGACTCAGCGCCTTGCTGGGCagcagaggagactgaggcatagAGAGCAGGGTTTCTTTCTGATGTGTCCCTCACCACACCTATCTTGTCAAGCGTCCCTCCCACAGCCCTGAGAGGGCTACACATGGCTCTTGACAGGAACAGACTCTGACTCTAGAGTGGGCTTTACTTACCCACTGGAAGATGCAAATGCTTAGattgcccattaaaaaaaacaacagaatataTTGCATGAATTTGGACAGCTGACCCTTATTTCTTCAGACCAAGGAACACACTGTGCAGCCCATAATATCCAGCAATGGGCAAAGAGATACGCTCCTCAGAGTAATAGTTTGATAGGGAGATGGAACCAGCAATTAAAACATCTGTTGTCTAAAACAGGGGGGACAAAAGCAGGAAGGGCTGGCTTACAGACCTTCATGAGTGTGTGCCCACACCCAACATGAATGGGACTACGAGTGTCCCCCTGCCAGgatcttctctgtttttctggTGGATGTGGAGAAGAGGGGGCGGGGGGGATGCAATTCTTGCTAAGGGAGAAGTACACTGgtataatgtaatttttttccttcttccccaaatcacctcaaaaaatattttttctcccctaTCTGATGCAGTAGTCCTAGGACCAAGGGCTATAACTACAAATGCTGGAAGCAGGGATGATTTCTAAGCAAGAAACTGTAACCACTTAAACATTAGACATTATGTCAGAATTCCTAAGGGCCTGGTAGGGGTGGACTGTGCCTTCACCTCATCTGGCAAACTTGGGGCTAGGAGTGAATATAGCTCCATCTACAAGTGAATACAGCTCTATCACCTGGAGGTATAATAAAAATGGCATAACCCTAACCTACACAAGTGGGAACAGATTGACGGGAGGTACTGGCTGGACTAGCATTGCTCCCTGCAACGTGGACCAGCACAGTGGCCAAACTAGTGGCCGAACTGGATGTCTTTTCCAAATGTGGAAAAGTTTGGGTAAAGTAAATGACATTAACAACTTGAAAGAGTCTTAGAGATGACATTGTCTCTTAGCTCAATGATTCCAGAGGCCTGAAAGAGTGAAGTTATATATTTGCTGAGACAATTTGGGTTCCAGCTTTAGTCCTAATACTTACTAGGCTTGTCACCTACTGCAAATCACTTAAAATCCCTGaactttggtttcttcatttacATCATTTCCTTCTGTTAGCTCCACTGCTAGGCTGTAAAGATATGTATGAAGTATTCATGTCTGTCCACTGCGGTATCTGCAGCCTCATTCCCAACACATAGCAGGCATTCATTTAATGTCTGCTGGTGGACTAAACTAACaattagaaactaaaaatataaatattatcatgCATGCCTCAGAAGGATACTATGAGGTTTAAATGATATAGCAATATAATTTATGGGAAAAGgctacattcttttaaatttttaaaatgtggatacaGTTGTGGTAGctaacttaaaaagaaattaaggtaaATGGGCTAATaagttatttcaaattattacaggttatgtatttataaatattctgagaaaaataagatatatctATCTGAAGACTCAGAAGATTTCAGTTATTGCTTAAGATGGACAAGGCTTTGGAGAGGAAATAATCTGTTAACTTCCATCAGGTAAATTCTCCAAACACATTCAGATAAAAAAGTCAAATGTTAATTCCCTATGCTATAGCACATTCATAATATAATAACAtcataccatattttaaaaagagatttgtGTTTACCAATGCTGAAAGATCTAAGACATACTGttaggtgaaaaataaaatatgaaaatatttatataaagaaaaatcaacctATATATTTCTAGATGTTCAAACATATGTGTACCTAAGTATTTCCAAAAAGGCCTACATGATACACACCCTACTGATAATAATGATTTGCCTTTGAGGAGGGGAGTGAGACTGCAAAAGGGCAAACAGGGACTTGTGCTTTATTGGCATTGCCTGAAACTTTTAAATAGCAggaatgtgaaaaaaatacacGAAAGCATATTACTAATCCATAGGACCCCTTAAGTCTTACTTGAATATTGAAGCTGGAAGGGCTAcctattaattcttttttttttttgagacagagtgtcactctgtcacccaggctacagtgcagtggcgtcgtcatagttcactgtaacctcaaactcctgagctaaagcgatcctcctgcctcagcctccaagtagctgggattacaggcgctcACCAACAAcatccagctaagttttctattttttgtagagacagggtcttgctcaggctggtctcaaactcctgacctcaagcaatcttcccaccttggcctcccagagtgctgggcttacaggtgtgagccacctattgtttaattttatacaaatCAGGGTATAGTTCTTGGTCCTCATGTGGAGGGAGCACTATAATGTTCAGTAACATGACATTCAGGTATTCTTTCACAGAGTAAAATAGTTTTCCTACAGAGAAGAAACGCTCAATGGCCGACAGCACTGAAAtctaatattaaatatcatacttactaaagaaaaaaaagcattcacaaaattaaaaagttaaggaaaaatatatttgctagaTACATGTAGTGGTAATTGGAAGATAGTAATTAAGTAAAATTCTCATTAGAATTATAATATAgcctttgaatatattattaaatgaattaaattcttttgttttatattatcacatttaatttgcCCAGTCCATCAGACAAAAAGACATGTTGACTAAATACGACATAATTTCTATAGCCTCAGGAGACTCATGCATCATTACCTGACCATTTGCATTGTTGATTCAGCTGTTGATTAGTTTCATGACTCCGAAGCTGCTCATTGGCTTCTTGACTCTGAAGCTCCCCTCTGTTTTACAATTCTTCCTTCCCTAAGGATTTCCTTATTGTTGTTTCTTCACTTTGTCCTAAGAGCTCTCCTTCTTCCATATACTTCCTTTCTTGGGATGGCCCTCCATCATATGACGTTCTTTGGTCATCTCTGTCTAAAAGAGGCTTCTGTGTGTGGGACAGGCTTTGCTTTTGCAAGCCATAACCGACTGGTGGGTCTCTCATTGCTCCAGGACCACCATGCTCATCCTCAGGTCTCAGAGACTGATGTTTGTTCTCCTTATTCTCATACATACTCAGCCTCTTTTCAACCACTTCACGAATCAACACTGAAAAGTTATATGTTCAGAAATCActatgattttcatattttaggaTATTTTAGTAGTTATGATGTTGGCCTTACAGATGAGTATAAAACATTCACTAAGCCTCATCCCTTTCCTATATCATAACCTTTTGTAAAAGTCAGcatacttaatttctttttattgaccCCCCCAGCACACTTAATTTCTACACCACTTAATGCATTGAATATGAATTATATTCTCTGCCTGTTTTAACagaatatcatttataaaataatgatggaAGATATTAACGCAGATCAAATtataaaagagctaaaaataatattgagGATAAAAACTTGCAGCTTTGTTTACATAACcaatatattgaaaatttaagcactaaaaccataaaattagTATCTCTTCAATTTGTTCTTTCTACTGAAAATGTTAGAGatggcttttaaataaaataagagaacttACTGTCAAGCACTGTTCTTCCCACCATGCTGTATTCCATGGTTTTTTCAACTTCATCCATTAGCCATGGTAGGAATCCCATCTCAAtatctataattaaaataattccattaagTGATTTTTACAAATCACTAGAGACAGGAAGAATGTGTTTTTCTCCTAATGTAACAGATTCATCAACATTGGTTTCTTAAcatgaaatgttaaataaactcACAGAATGTAACTTTTGCCATGTTCTCTATATATGTTCCGGTTAGTTTCCTTTGCATGGCAgaagtggtattttaaaaactatgaggACTTCACTGGAGTAAAGGCATGTGGAGCTGACTTCAGAGGTGAAATATGGGGCGGatcagggaggaggggaaggatgtGGATCTGGGAGAATGCCAATCCAAATGTAATGCAAATCTGGGACTGAGCAATGCCAGTCAAAAGAATGCCCCACCTGAAGCCCAGGGCCTAATGGAAGCTGATCAGACTCAGAGGATACAAGTCAGAGGCCCTGAGGAGGGAGCCATCTAGAAATGGGTCAAAAACTAGGTATTCCCATTAGTAGTAAGTTTATTCAGACTGAAATGGAAATCTgtgtaagcatttaaaaaatatggtccattgtaatatacattttaaagtttcaaaatagctttttggggggggcaggcatctagttttatttttcaataggATAACAATACACAGTGTGATAGGATATTATATTGCTACTATTAGTAAGTTTAATCTCAGGCATGAATTTCACTTACAAGGTTTTAAATTGATCTAAAACTGACTTTTTTGGTAATCCATGATAGTAAAAAAGGTTACTGCTCTCTGTGACTAACAGTAAGAGGCTTAGCCAGAACCCAAGAAGGTAGGATGGTAGCACAGAATGAACACTGGACTTGGAGTCAGAGTTCCAAGTGAGTCTGAGACCTAAATACTTCCAATGAGGGTTTGGGAGCAAggcatttaacttctctgagcttcagcttcttcttctgaaaaatggaaattatatctGTCCTATCTTCCTCACAGGGTTACTGGGAGGATCAAATGACagccatatgaaaaaatactatgtaaattggaaagtgctatataaatgtaaACTAATAATACTTGTCTGTGATCTGACCTCTACGTATTGAATTGAATATGTAATCAGTGAAAATTAACATTACTAACATTAATAAAACACTATTGGccaatgaaattaataaaatactattagCCTATACACAAAGTACTGTGGATGTAAGTGCTTTGCAACCTGTGGAAGGAGGGTGGCAGTGCGGACgcacagcccctccctcccactggCAGACCACCTAGGGGTGGGCATTGAGGGATGAGGACAGACAGCTATCAGGCCATGGGTTCCATAAAGGCAGAGATCATCCTTCTTTACCTCCAACACTGAACACTGCCTGAGACAGGGTAAGTGCCTAGTTAAATGGATAAATGACCTCAATAGCTGCCTCCAAAGAGTTTTTGATTGGAATAGGAAGTCAGCTGAGAAAAAGTTAGTAACTATTTTTACATACATACtgctttatagtttaaaaaaagtttcatatACTTTGACTTAACTCCTAAATACTCCTCATTTCACACATGATGAAACTAGAAGTCATAAAGGCAGTTAATGATGAAGCTGGGACCCTAACTCAAGTTTTTGATATCAAGTTCATATTTCTTTCTACTATTCAGTGTTGCTTCTCAGTAAAGAAATGCCAATATCCTAAAATCAGTATCTGTATAATACACATCTTATTAGCAACAGAACTtgcttaaaacaattataattgaGTTTTTTACTTGTTTCAGAGCTAGAAAGTtccaactcaaaaaaaaaatgggcatgAGATAAATTTAACCATTAAGAGGATGCTTATTAAAGCAGAGTTAATCTTACAAAAATATCCACAAACCTCTTTCAATGGGATCATAAAAGTAGCCACTATCCCTGAGACTGCTAAAAACAGATGGGAGAAGGTCAGCCAGGTAACGCTGCGCAAACACACGGGCGGCAATTTTTTGTGATGTCTCCTTATGCTTGTTCACCATTTCCCACTGCTGCTGCTTCCGACGCTCCTGCCAAGGATAACATAGATGGTTTGTAGCTCTTATGCCCTCCCCAAATACCAAATCTAGTGAAGTTAAATAAGTGGGAGAATTCGGACTTATCAGAAAATGGAGAGCAAGGTGTCTACCAATCAAAGGTTCATATTTTTCAAGATTCTATTAAACTTCTACAACTAGTGGGTACTGAATTCAAAAAGGTATAAAAGATGGAGCTTAAGGTAAAATTCATCTCCTGATGCATTTTccagtaaaataatttcaagatatACACATCCAATTATATGGATGATATAAAGATAatagttatatgtattttaattattatcataaaatattactGATAAGAGAATTATAATTGTTTAGAAATCTTCAATGAAAGAACTTGGGCCAATGAATGAATGCGTTTGTAATAATTCTTTGAATTCATAAAGCTGACATGGTTCTGAAGATTATGAAATCCTcttattttttgctgttgtttcctTTAGACCACGTATATCTATAAAGCTAATGAACCCTCTACTCTCATGTGGAAGTGGGagcattaatatattttctaattaaatctattttcaaaGTTTAAGCAAATATAAATCTACATAGTTTGCATTCATTTCCccatatttttcataatagttagaaaacaaatatttttgataaagattgcacaaattatttcaacaaagcttgtttttttcagtattttatatttgtaaacaaTGTCTTCCATTTGTACAATCCTTACGGTAAGACCTATTATGCTCCTTATACAATTAATTAGTTATTCATTTTGGAGGAAAACTTAAAGTCCATTTGATTAGGTATTGAGTAGAATTTCCCAACTACTAAGCTATTCTTTATAGTAAGTCAGGGCctttgggaaattattttaattgctttaggTATTCAGGCACTACTTTATAATTCAGTCATTCAGTAAACAACAAAGGGTGACAGTTACTGCCAGAACCAGAAAGAGTCTTAAAGATTACTGTGTCTAGTGTTTCCTAACTGCAGGctgtttgcatatttttaaaaactgaattataaaACTTCTCTTGTTGAAGATTTTAAAACCCTACAATCTAAAAAACACTCTATAAGGACCCAGGTAGTTCTGGTGTATCCCTAATGGTATAGAGAAGGGCTTGGCCACTGAGGAAAAGACCTAGAATTCTATCCAGAATTCTTACCCCTAGTCTCTTCCCAACACACTCCACTTTTTCTGTCCTTCCATCTTTATGCCACTAACTTATGGCAAATCAATGTATGCATTTCTTTCTGTAGGACTGCTGATATTTAAGAGTGCCTTCCAATTGGGACACAAGTAATTTAGGAACTTTCATTACATTTAGGAACTTTTGGAAACTCAATTTAGGTACATTTATGTAAGCTGaatgtaaaaaatgtaattcaGTCCATGAAACATCTGTGATCTATAGGAGAGACTAGGCTGGGTGCgctggcttgtgcctgtaattctagcactttgggaggctgaggcaggaggattgcttgaggtcaggagttcaagatcagcctgaacaagagcaagactctgtctttatgaaaaacagaaaaattagccagctgtggtgtgGCGGCTcttgcctatagtcctagctgctcaggaggctgaggcaggaggattgcttgagcccaggagttggaggttgcagtgagccagagactctgtcttaaaaaaaaaaaaaaaaaaaaaaagaggagagaccTGAGCAACAAATACCATAACACTATAGCTCTTTTTCTAACATATTCCCAAGGATCTTTAGTTTTATGATATACCACATGTAATTTTGAACATAATATGTTAAGTAACCAAAAGAatgtctaagaaagaaaaatagaattctatACTTTTTCTTCTCGGTGTCTCCTTTCTTGCTCTTCAAGTCGTTGAACTTCAGCAAGTTCAATATTTCGGATTTCTTCATACGCATACTGCATGGCCTGCAGGTTAGCCAACTCTTCTTCTTCCATTACTTCCAGAAGAGACTGCTCAATTGTCTTTCCCACCAAAACCTCTAACATTGGTTTAACTTCAAGATCAAAGTCAAAGAGCttaaacacacaaaataaagcaaacaaaattttaatcaaGAATCAAATACTcaacaaaaagtataaagaagaatagtagtaacagaatattatttattaagtgtcttctgtgtgccagacactgtgctggtgCTTTATTTGTTGTTCCTAATCCTCAAAATGAACAGCATTTTGTTTACAGGCAAATATCTATTAAGTCaacattatgaaaaaaatctacaCATTCATCAAAATGAACCCTGATACTTAACAATTTTAAGCTCAAACTCAGAAACCCATGGAAAATATCCCTGTCTTTCTTATTCTCTGctttttctgcttgatttttacTGGCTGTTTTGTAACAAGTGTGATGAACTAAGGAACAAGAATAATGGATATTTTGGTGATTCATCTTTAGGATTTACAGACAAATAAATCCTTCTATGTAGTTTCTGAAGACTTATTTCTCAATTTCATTGATAGTTCTTTCAAGTTCCTTCAAGTCTTAAATCTCATTTAGGTCATTATGCATATAATCATTGCCTTCTCTTCTTCAATTTCATAAACTGGCCTATTTATGCATTCCACATTGATATgaagatataattattttaagattttttttgggccaggtgtggtggctcatgcttgtaatcctagcactctgggaggccaagacaagaggattgcttgaggtcgggaatttgagaccagcctgagcaagagcgagacctcatctctactaaaaaaaataaaataaaaataaaattagatgagcaattaaaaatagaaaaaaaattagccaggcttggtggcacatgcctctagtcccagctacttgggaggctgaggcaggaagatcgcttgagcccaggagtttgaggttgctgtgagctaggctgacgccacggcactctagtagcctgggcaacagagtgagactgtctcaaaaaaaaaaaaaaaaaaaaaaaagaaagtttttttaacaGGTAGAGTAAGTATCTTTATAAAAGTTATGTAATCCACAAGCAACTAATAGTAGAATCTCCTGTATGAgggatattaatatttccttatttgGTACAAATCTACCTTATGTATACACACTGAGTATGTAAACAAAATTCAAATGTGTAAATGTTTAAAACAGAATGACTTTGTTTCTAATCAGCAATCATAACATGGTATTTAACAAGATTTCTGAGTACTATAGGATAAAACCATTATAGATAATATCTGGAAAGAAATCCAAAAAGTAGAATGTTTCTGACTGTGAAGCAGTTCTTACTTGTAGTAAGCTTTACCTAAATCTAACTTTACCTCATTTATAAAGATAATAGAGGAAAGCCCACAGAATGTCCTGTACCTCTCCTTCTAGTATTTCAgtgtccacatctttgccagtTTTGGCAGGAATAAAGAGTGGTGTTGATGGTCTGTCCAAAAATGCATCTGTTTGGCATTCCACATCAACTTCTACTACGCGGTCAGCAATTTCTTCAAGGTATAATTCTAAAAAGAATATCATATATGTTGAGTTTAAAATTC
This window contains:
- the RSPH3 gene encoding radial spoke head protein 3 homolog isoform X2, whose translation is MRTCRRDAAGRSQEPEVPCGAGRPEKPADRNCLEVPPPNGTLGCWATDASAAGWLCARGSKASVAPTSCRGPPLLLPPLRASRNPCPWHYLHLSGSYDTLAPTCFKTKLHRRRGSSTPDMASVLTDRTSRAVNTYTYTSRPRALPCQRRRYRDNLQPEEEPMRYGNIMYDRRVIRGNTYALQTGQLPGQPDPLELQRQQQAKRRALARKRAQEQLRPRTPEPLEGRKHVDVQTELYLEEIADRVVEVDVECQTDAFLDRPSTPLFIPAKTGKDVDTEILEGELFDFDLEVKPMLEVLVGKTIEQSLLEVMEEEELANLQAMQYAYEEIRNIELAEVQRLEEQERRHREEKERRKQQQWEMVNKHKETSQKIAARVFAQRYLADLLPSVFSSLRDSGYFYDPIERDIEMGFLPWLMDEVEKTMEYSMVGRTVLDMLIREVVEKRLSMYENKENKHQSLRPEDEHGGPGAMRDPPVGYGLQKQSLSHTQKPLLDRDDQRTSYDGGPSQERKYMEEGELLGQSEETTIRKSLGKEEL